A section of the Saccharopolyspora gregorii genome encodes:
- a CDS encoding BMP family lipoprotein: MRRTAGPAGESGRGWRRPGAALTAVALAGVLALSGCAKDARGGGGAVEGQPCRTEQAPAVTGPATTSKRADAPAPDASRLRVGLAFDIGGRGDASFNDATVAGLERAKSEMGLAETKELDAAAGEPEDAKQTRLRQLAREGFNPVIAVGYAYADSVKVVAPEFPGTKFALIDEEIDGIPNVTSLVFAEEQGSFLVGVIAAHKSRTCSIGFVGGVETPLIQKFQAGFEQGAKAAAPDVRIQTDYLTPAGDFSGFQDPNKGSEVTRGQLDAGADVVYHAAGASGKGVFAAAAGADAMAIGVDSDQYVQPNVAQYKDVIITSMLKRIDLAVFDYLAAVARGDLSAVPPKFDLSMDAVTYSTSGGKVDDLTQVADAYKAAISRGDIQVSPTP; the protein is encoded by the coding sequence ATGCGGCGAACGGCCGGCCCGGCAGGGGAATCCGGGCGGGGGTGGCGGCGCCCCGGCGCCGCGTTGACCGCGGTGGCGCTGGCGGGGGTGCTGGCGCTGTCGGGCTGCGCCAAGGACGCCCGCGGCGGCGGGGGCGCCGTCGAAGGGCAGCCGTGCCGCACCGAGCAGGCACCGGCGGTGACCGGACCCGCCACCACGTCGAAGCGCGCCGACGCGCCCGCCCCCGACGCGAGCCGGCTGCGGGTGGGGCTGGCGTTCGACATCGGCGGCCGCGGCGACGCGTCGTTCAACGACGCCACCGTCGCCGGGCTGGAGCGGGCGAAGTCCGAGATGGGGCTCGCGGAGACCAAGGAGCTCGACGCCGCCGCCGGTGAACCGGAGGACGCCAAGCAGACCCGGCTGCGCCAGCTGGCCCGCGAGGGCTTCAACCCGGTCATCGCCGTCGGCTACGCCTACGCGGACTCGGTGAAGGTGGTGGCCCCCGAGTTCCCGGGCACGAAGTTCGCGCTGATCGACGAGGAGATCGACGGCATCCCGAACGTCACCTCGCTGGTGTTCGCCGAGGAGCAGGGCTCGTTCCTGGTCGGCGTGATCGCCGCGCACAAGTCGCGGACCTGCAGCATCGGTTTCGTCGGCGGGGTGGAGACGCCGCTGATCCAGAAGTTCCAGGCCGGGTTCGAGCAAGGCGCGAAGGCCGCCGCGCCGGACGTGCGGATCCAGACCGACTACCTCACCCCGGCCGGGGACTTCTCCGGTTTCCAGGACCCGAACAAGGGTTCCGAGGTGACCCGGGGCCAGCTCGACGCCGGCGCCGACGTCGTCTACCACGCGGCGGGCGCCTCCGGGAAGGGCGTGTTCGCGGCGGCGGCCGGGGCGGACGCGATGGCCATCGGCGTCGACTCCGACCAGTACGTGCAGCCGAACGTGGCGCAGTACAAGGACGTGATCATCACCTCGATGCTGAAGCGGATCGACCTGGCCGTGTTCGACTACCTGGCGGCCGTCGCGCGCGGCGACCTGTCCGCGGTGCCGCCGAAGTTCGACCTGTCGATGGACGCGGTCACCTACTCCACCTCCGGGGGGAAGGTGGACGACCTCACCCAGGTCGCCGACGCCTACAAGGCCGCGATCTCCCGCGGTGACATCCAGGTCAGCCCCACCCCGTGA
- a CDS encoding ABC transporter permease, which produces MGEKRSTLLPPVLAIAFAAVLCGLVLLLSGANPIAALGEMITQVGRGTTAVDIVNTAAAYYLVALAAAVGFQMNLLNIGVEGQYRLAACVAAIVGGSLSLPFGVHALVVIVVGAATGAAWAGIAALLKVYRGVSEVISTIMLNVLAGGVIAFLVKQFGELRGNTQGTALIGESGQVPGIPLGSAGTVFGLVPLAVAVGVGYWVLLGRTRFGFELRATGLSPTAALAGGVSSKKMVLGAMLLSGAVAGLAGLPEILGRDHTFTITFPTGYGFAGLAIALLGRNHPVGVALGALLWSFLDKSSLTLDNIGVPKEIVIILQGTIVLSVVVAYELVRRRRLDAEQRRVGQVLSGGAV; this is translated from the coding sequence ATGGGGGAGAAGCGCTCGACCCTGCTGCCGCCGGTGCTGGCGATCGCGTTCGCGGCGGTGCTGTGCGGCCTGGTGCTGCTGCTGTCCGGGGCGAACCCGATCGCGGCGCTCGGCGAGATGATCACCCAGGTGGGTCGCGGCACCACGGCCGTGGACATCGTCAACACCGCGGCCGCCTACTACCTGGTGGCGCTGGCCGCCGCCGTCGGGTTCCAGATGAACCTGCTCAACATCGGTGTCGAGGGCCAGTACCGGCTCGCGGCGTGCGTGGCGGCCATCGTCGGCGGCTCGCTGAGCCTGCCGTTCGGGGTGCACGCGCTCGTGGTGATCGTCGTCGGCGCGGCCACCGGTGCCGCGTGGGCCGGCATCGCCGCGCTGCTGAAGGTCTACCGCGGCGTGTCCGAGGTGATCTCGACGATCATGCTGAACGTGCTGGCGGGCGGCGTGATCGCGTTCCTCGTCAAGCAGTTCGGCGAGCTGCGCGGCAACACGCAGGGCACCGCGCTCATCGGCGAATCCGGGCAGGTGCCCGGAATTCCGCTCGGCTCCGCCGGGACCGTTTTCGGGCTGGTGCCGCTGGCCGTCGCGGTCGGCGTCGGTTACTGGGTGCTGCTCGGGCGCACCCGGTTCGGCTTCGAGCTGCGGGCCACCGGGCTGTCGCCGACCGCGGCGCTGGCCGGCGGGGTGAGCTCGAAGAAGATGGTGCTGGGCGCGATGCTGCTCTCCGGTGCCGTCGCGGGCCTCGCCGGGCTGCCGGAGATCCTCGGCCGCGACCACACGTTCACCATCACCTTCCCCACCGGCTACGGCTTCGCCGGGCTGGCCATCGCGCTGCTCGGGCGCAACCACCCGGTGGGGGTCGCGCTCGGCGCGCTGCTGTGGTCCTTCCTGGACAAGAGCTCGCTGACGCTGGACAACATCGGCGTACCGAAGGAGATCGTGATCATCTTGCAGGGCACGATCGTGCTGTCGGTCGTCGTCGCCTACGAACTGGTGCGCCGCCGCAGGCTCGACGCCGAGCAGCGCCGCGTCGGCCAGGTCCTGTCCGGAGGTGCGGTATGA
- a CDS encoding succinate dehydrogenase hydrophobic membrane anchor subunit gives MTTIDAPLSVDKPRSPHRPAARRSNFELYSWLFMRLSGVLLLFLVLGHMLIMLFLDGGVHRVNFAFVAGRWASPFWQFWDLTMLWLAGLHGGNGLRTVINDYSRKDATRFWLKMLLYVSVLLTVGLGTFVLFTFDPNIG, from the coding sequence ATGACCACCATCGACGCGCCGCTGTCGGTCGACAAGCCCCGGTCCCCGCACCGCCCGGCCGCTCGCCGCAGCAACTTCGAGCTCTACAGCTGGCTGTTCATGCGCCTGTCGGGCGTGCTGCTGCTGTTCCTGGTCCTCGGGCACATGCTGATCATGCTGTTCCTGGACGGCGGGGTGCACCGGGTCAACTTCGCGTTCGTCGCGGGCCGCTGGGCCTCCCCGTTCTGGCAGTTCTGGGACCTGACGATGCTGTGGCTGGCCGGTCTGCACGGCGGCAACGGGCTGCGCACCGTGATCAACGACTACTCCCGCAAGGACGCCACCCGGTTCTGGCTGAAGATGCTGCTGTACGTCTCGGTCCTGCTCACGGTCGGTCTGGGCACCTTCGTGCTCTTCACCTTCGACCCGAACATCGGCTGA
- the sdhC gene encoding succinate dehydrogenase, cytochrome b556 subunit, producing MASTTASAAEAPQREGNPRAKGSLYRGDLGMWSWVAHRITGVLTFFFLFVHVLDTALVRVSPEAYDTVIETYKSPIMILFELGLLAAVLFHAFNGIRVMLVDFWSNGPKYQKPMLWTVLVVWLVLIVPAAISMLTRAVTELFGGH from the coding sequence ATGGCCAGCACCACCGCCTCCGCGGCGGAGGCCCCCCAGCGCGAGGGCAACCCTCGTGCCAAGGGATCCCTCTACCGCGGTGACTTGGGCATGTGGTCGTGGGTAGCGCACCGGATCACGGGCGTGCTCACATTCTTCTTCTTGTTCGTGCACGTGTTGGACACCGCTCTCGTGCGGGTATCGCCCGAGGCGTACGACACGGTCATCGAAACCTACAAAAGCCCGATCATGATCCTGTTCGAACTGGGTCTGCTCGCGGCGGTGCTGTTCCACGCGTTCAACGGCATCCGCGTCATGCTGGTCGACTTCTGGTCGAACGGGCCGAAATACCAGAAGCCGATGCTCTGGACCGTTCTGGTGGTGTGGCTGGTGCTGATCGTGCCCGCCGCCATCAGCATGCTCACGCGCGCCGTCACGGAACTGTTCGGGGGGCACTGA
- a CDS encoding ABC transporter permease: MTATLTPGTTRPATRRRAVPGWARAALWVAVAVVAVSYTSYATGLPELTASGTVQSAVRLGVPILLAGLGGLWAERAGVINIGLEGMMVLGTWGGAWAGYQWGPVAGLVAAAAFGAVGGLVHAVATVSFGVNHIVSGVAVNLLGLGVTQYLASLVFEPISQNPRESPPVPKFDTYSAYPFGEWLRSLESLQRVGISDAAGIIGGLVTGVSPLTLLAYLLVPVSYLVLWRSPFGLRLRSCGENPVAAASLGVPVQRYKYFAVIVSGALAGLGGAALILNPGQAGYLENQTNNRGYIGLAAMIFGNWRPGGLLGGAALFGYSDGLQLRSGETTVHALFYAATLVLLVVAAVQVYRRRWFGAGTAAVSAAVMYSVYWYTDELPEELTAYTPHLVTLVVLAAAAQHLRPPAAIGVPYRRGED, translated from the coding sequence ATGACCGCCACGCTCACCCCCGGCACCACCCGGCCCGCGACCCGGCGGCGCGCCGTGCCCGGCTGGGCCCGCGCCGCGCTGTGGGTCGCCGTCGCGGTCGTCGCCGTCTCCTACACCTCGTACGCGACGGGACTGCCCGAGCTGACCGCCTCCGGCACCGTGCAGTCCGCGGTGCGCCTCGGCGTGCCCATCCTGCTCGCCGGGCTCGGCGGGCTGTGGGCCGAACGCGCCGGTGTGATCAACATCGGGCTGGAGGGCATGATGGTCCTCGGCACCTGGGGCGGAGCCTGGGCCGGGTACCAGTGGGGACCCGTCGCGGGGCTCGTCGCCGCGGCCGCGTTCGGCGCCGTCGGCGGCCTCGTGCACGCCGTGGCGACCGTGAGCTTCGGGGTGAACCACATCGTCTCCGGCGTCGCCGTCAACCTGCTCGGGCTCGGCGTCACCCAGTACCTGGCGAGCCTCGTGTTCGAGCCGATCTCGCAGAACCCGCGGGAATCGCCGCCGGTGCCGAAGTTCGACACCTACTCGGCCTACCCCTTCGGGGAATGGTTGCGCTCGCTGGAATCCCTGCAGCGGGTGGGGATCTCCGACGCGGCCGGCATCATCGGCGGGCTCGTCACCGGGGTGTCGCCGCTGACCCTGCTCGCGTACCTGCTGGTGCCGGTCAGCTACCTGGTGCTGTGGCGCTCGCCGTTCGGGCTGCGGCTGCGGTCCTGCGGGGAGAACCCGGTCGCCGCCGCCTCGCTGGGCGTGCCGGTGCAGCGGTACAAGTACTTCGCGGTGATCGTCTCCGGGGCGCTGGCCGGGCTCGGCGGGGCCGCGCTCATCCTCAACCCCGGGCAGGCCGGATACCTGGAGAACCAGACCAACAACCGCGGCTACATCGGACTCGCGGCGATGATCTTCGGGAACTGGCGGCCGGGCGGGCTGCTCGGCGGGGCGGCGCTGTTCGGCTACTCCGACGGGCTCCAGCTGCGCAGCGGCGAGACCACGGTGCACGCGCTGTTCTACGCGGCCACGCTGGTGCTGCTGGTCGTCGCGGCCGTGCAGGTGTACCGGCGCCGGTGGTTCGGCGCGGGCACCGCCGCGGTGAGCGCCGCCGTCATGTACTCGGTGTACTGGTACACCGACGAACTGCCCGAGGAGCTGACCGCCTACACCCCGCACCTGGTCACCCTCGTGGTGCTCGCGGCGGCCGCGCA
- the sdhA gene encoding succinate dehydrogenase flavoprotein subunit, producing the protein MQHHKYDVVIVGAGGAGMRAAIESGQRARTAVLTKLYPTRSHTGAAQGGMCAALANVEEDNWEWHTFDTIKGGDYLVDQDAAEVMAKEAIDSVLDLEKMGLPFNRTPEGKIDQRRFGGHTRDHGKSPVRRACYAADRTGHMILQTLYQNCIKHGVEFFNEFYVLDVTMSEGEDGEQVCTGAVAYELATGEIHVFEAKAVVFATGGFGKVFKTTSNAHTLTGDGMGIIYRKGLPLEDMEFYQFHPTGLAGLGILISEAVRGEGGILRNADGERFMERYAPTIKDLAPRDIVARSMALEVLEGRGAGPNKDYVLLDVTHLGADVLEQKLPDITEFSRTYLGVEPTTEPVPVYPTAHYAMGGIPTNITGEVLRDNEHTVPGLYAAGECACVSVHGSNRLGTNSLLDINVFGRRAGIAAAEYANAHEHVELPEEPTKLVEGMVEHLRTAHGGERVATIRTELQETMDANASVYRTEETLKQALSDVQALKERYGRIAVHDKGKRFNSDLLEAIELGFLLDLAESLVNAALARKESRGGHAREDYTARDDTNFMRHSMSYKQLPDAEDPNAPLGLTGFQSDIRLDYKPVVVTRYQPMERKY; encoded by the coding sequence ATGCAACACCACAAGTACGACGTGGTCATCGTCGGCGCCGGCGGCGCCGGGATGCGCGCGGCGATCGAGTCGGGCCAGCGCGCCCGCACCGCCGTGCTGACGAAGCTGTACCCGACCCGCTCCCACACCGGCGCGGCGCAGGGCGGCATGTGCGCCGCCCTCGCCAACGTCGAGGAGGACAACTGGGAGTGGCACACCTTCGACACCATCAAGGGCGGCGACTACCTCGTCGACCAGGACGCCGCCGAGGTCATGGCCAAGGAGGCCATCGACTCGGTGCTCGACCTGGAGAAGATGGGGCTGCCGTTCAACCGGACGCCCGAAGGCAAGATCGACCAGCGCCGGTTCGGCGGGCACACCCGCGACCACGGCAAGTCCCCGGTGCGCCGGGCCTGCTACGCCGCGGACCGCACCGGCCACATGATCCTGCAGACGCTCTACCAGAACTGCATCAAGCACGGCGTGGAGTTCTTCAACGAGTTCTACGTCCTCGACGTCACCATGAGCGAGGGCGAGGACGGCGAGCAGGTCTGCACCGGCGCGGTGGCCTACGAGCTCGCCACCGGTGAGATCCACGTGTTCGAGGCGAAGGCCGTCGTGTTCGCCACCGGCGGTTTCGGCAAGGTCTTCAAGACGACGTCCAACGCGCACACCCTCACCGGTGACGGCATGGGCATCATCTACCGCAAGGGCCTGCCGCTGGAGGACATGGAGTTCTACCAGTTCCACCCGACCGGCCTGGCCGGCCTGGGCATCCTCATCTCGGAGGCGGTCCGCGGCGAGGGCGGCATCCTGCGCAACGCCGACGGCGAGCGGTTCATGGAGCGCTACGCCCCGACGATCAAGGACCTGGCGCCGCGCGACATCGTCGCCCGCTCCATGGCCCTGGAGGTGCTGGAAGGCCGCGGCGCCGGTCCGAACAAGGACTACGTGCTGCTCGACGTCACGCACCTCGGCGCGGACGTGCTGGAGCAGAAGCTGCCGGACATCACCGAGTTCTCCCGCACCTACCTGGGCGTGGAGCCGACCACCGAGCCGGTGCCGGTGTACCCGACCGCGCACTACGCGATGGGCGGCATCCCCACCAACATCACCGGTGAGGTGCTGCGGGACAACGAGCACACCGTGCCGGGGCTGTACGCCGCGGGCGAGTGCGCCTGCGTGTCGGTGCACGGCTCGAACCGGCTGGGCACGAACTCGCTGCTGGACATCAACGTGTTCGGCCGCCGCGCGGGCATCGCCGCCGCGGAGTACGCCAACGCGCACGAGCACGTGGAACTCCCGGAGGAGCCCACCAAGCTCGTCGAGGGCATGGTCGAGCACCTGCGCACCGCGCACGGCGGGGAGCGGGTCGCCACGATCCGCACCGAGCTGCAGGAGACGATGGACGCCAACGCCTCGGTCTACCGCACCGAGGAGACGCTGAAGCAGGCGCTGTCGGACGTGCAGGCGCTCAAGGAGCGCTACGGCCGGATCGCGGTGCACGACAAGGGCAAGCGGTTCAACTCGGACCTGCTGGAGGCCATCGAGCTCGGCTTCCTGCTGGACCTGGCCGAGTCGCTGGTGAACGCGGCGCTGGCGCGCAAGGAGTCCCGCGGCGGGCACGCCCGCGAGGACTACACCGCCCGCGACGACACCAACTTCATGCGCCACAGCATGTCGTACAAGCAGCTGCCCGACGCCGAGGATCCGAACGCGCCACTGGGACTGACCGGCTTCCAGTCCGACATCCGGCTGGACTACAAGCCCGTCGTCGTCACCCGGTACCAGCCGATGGAGCGTAAGTACTGA
- a CDS encoding ABC transporter ATP-binding protein → MSTTRPDDPGPHPAAPGTPEQGPPAVALRGITKSFPGVVANSDVHLTVRAGEVHALCGENGAGKSTLMKILYGMQSPDEGTVELGGERVRLRTPADAIRHGVGMVHQHFMLADNLTVLENVVLGAEGEHGIGGRARRRVVELAAQAGFAVRPDELVERLGVADRQRVEILKVLYRGARTIILDEPTAVLVPQEVEELFATLRAMRERGFTFLFISHKLDEVLAIADSVTVLRRGTTVGTVPAAEVSTRELAELMVGSELPDPSTGDSTVTDRPVLTITGLSAVDGERAVLDDVDLVVHAGEVVGIAGVEGNGQTELVEAVLGMRPISAGGLRLGDTDLTRLSTLRRRAAGIGYVPEDRHRHGLLLDESLWFNRILGHQTRRPAARGPWLDRAGARADTERIVAEFDVRTPGIDVDAVALSGGNQQKLVVGRELSGDPKLLIAAHPTRGVDVGAQAGIWEHLRTARAAGLAVLLISADLDELIGLSDTIRVLFRGALVAEADPRTVTPERLGAAMTGTTGGGAD, encoded by the coding sequence ATGAGCACCACCAGACCGGACGATCCCGGTCCGCACCCTGCCGCGCCCGGCACCCCCGAACAGGGGCCGCCCGCCGTGGCGCTGCGCGGCATCACCAAGTCGTTCCCCGGCGTCGTCGCCAACTCCGACGTGCACCTGACCGTGCGCGCCGGCGAGGTGCACGCGCTGTGCGGGGAGAACGGGGCGGGCAAGTCCACCCTGATGAAGATCCTCTACGGCATGCAGTCGCCGGACGAGGGCACCGTGGAGCTCGGCGGCGAGCGGGTGCGGCTGCGCACCCCCGCCGACGCGATCCGGCACGGTGTCGGCATGGTGCACCAGCACTTCATGCTCGCCGACAACCTCACCGTGCTGGAGAACGTGGTGCTCGGCGCCGAGGGCGAGCACGGCATCGGCGGCCGGGCGCGGCGCCGCGTCGTCGAACTCGCCGCGCAGGCTGGGTTCGCGGTGCGGCCCGACGAGCTGGTGGAACGGCTCGGCGTCGCCGACCGGCAGCGGGTGGAGATCCTCAAGGTCCTCTACCGCGGCGCCCGCACGATCATCCTCGACGAGCCGACCGCGGTGCTGGTGCCGCAGGAGGTCGAGGAGCTGTTCGCCACGCTGCGCGCCATGCGGGAGCGCGGCTTCACGTTCCTGTTCATCTCGCACAAGCTGGACGAGGTGCTGGCCATCGCCGACTCGGTGACCGTGCTGCGCCGCGGCACCACCGTGGGCACCGTGCCCGCCGCCGAGGTGAGCACCCGCGAGCTGGCCGAGCTGATGGTCGGCAGCGAACTGCCCGACCCGTCCACCGGCGACTCCACCGTCACCGACCGCCCGGTGCTCACCATCACCGGGCTGTCCGCGGTGGACGGTGAGCGAGCGGTGCTGGACGACGTCGACCTCGTGGTGCACGCGGGCGAGGTCGTCGGCATCGCGGGTGTCGAGGGCAACGGCCAGACCGAGCTCGTCGAGGCCGTGCTCGGCATGCGCCCGATCAGCGCGGGCGGCCTCCGGCTTGGCGACACCGACCTGACCCGGTTGTCCACGCTGCGCCGCCGCGCCGCGGGCATCGGCTACGTGCCCGAGGACCGGCACCGGCACGGCCTGCTGCTGGACGAATCGTTGTGGTTCAACCGGATCCTCGGCCACCAGACCCGCCGCCCCGCCGCGCGCGGGCCGTGGCTGGACCGGGCGGGGGCGCGCGCCGACACCGAGCGCATCGTCGCCGAGTTCGACGTGCGCACCCCCGGCATCGACGTGGACGCGGTCGCGCTCTCCGGCGGCAACCAGCAGAAGCTCGTCGTCGGCCGCGAGCTCTCCGGCGACCCGAAGCTGCTCATCGCCGCGCACCCCACCCGGGGCGTGGACGTGGGCGCCCAGGCCGGGATCTGGGAGCACCTGCGCACCGCCAGGGCCGCCGGGCTCGCCGTGCTGCTCATCTCCGCGGACCTCGACGAGCTGATCGGGCTGTCCGACACGATCCGGGTGCTGTTCCGCGGCGCGCTCGTCGCCGAAGCCGATCCGCGCACCGTCACGCCAGAACGGCTCGGCGCGGCCATGACCGGGACCACCGGGGGAGGTGCGGACTGA
- a CDS encoding succinate dehydrogenase iron-sulfur subunit, translated as MTATVTNTEQTTDLPSDAPPIPEGATMVTVKIQRFNPEVDEDLHWESFRIPALPSDRVLNLLHYIKWYVDGSLTFRRSCAHGVCGSDAMRINGVNRLACKVLMKDLLAKNGETTITVEPIKGLPVHKDLLVDMEPFFEAYRAIKPYLVTSGNEPTRERTQSVAERARFDDTTKCILCAACTTSCPVYWSEGSYFGPAAIVNAHRFIFDSRDEAAEERLDILNDVDGVWRCRTTFNCTDACPRGIQVTKAIQEVKRALMFRRR; from the coding sequence ATGACCGCAACCGTGACGAACACCGAACAGACCACCGACCTGCCTTCGGACGCCCCGCCCATCCCCGAGGGCGCCACGATGGTCACGGTCAAGATCCAGCGGTTCAACCCGGAGGTCGACGAGGACCTGCACTGGGAGTCCTTCCGGATCCCGGCGCTGCCCAGCGACCGCGTGCTGAACCTGCTGCACTACATCAAGTGGTACGTGGACGGCTCGCTGACGTTCCGGCGCTCCTGCGCCCACGGCGTCTGCGGTTCGGACGCGATGCGCATCAACGGCGTCAACCGGTTGGCCTGCAAGGTCCTCATGAAGGACCTGCTGGCCAAGAACGGCGAGACGACGATCACCGTCGAGCCGATCAAGGGCCTGCCGGTGCACAAGGACCTGCTGGTCGACATGGAACCGTTCTTCGAGGCGTACCGGGCGATCAAGCCCTACCTGGTCACCTCGGGCAACGAGCCGACCCGCGAGCGCACCCAGTCCGTCGCCGAGCGCGCGCGCTTCGACGACACCACCAAGTGCATCCTGTGCGCGGCCTGCACCACGTCCTGCCCGGTGTACTGGTCGGAGGGTTCGTACTTCGGTCCCGCCGCCATCGTCAACGCGCACCGGTTCATCTTCGACAGCCGCGACGAGGCCGCCGAGGAGCGCCTGGACATCCTCAACGACGTGGACGGCGTGTGGCGCTGCCGCACCACGTTCAACTGCACGGACGCCTGCCCCCGCGGCATCCAGGTCACCAAGGCGATCCAAGAGGTCAAGCGCGCCCTCATGTTCCGCCGCCGCTGA